ATGACGAGGGCACCTACAGCGTTCACGAGCCGGTCAATGCCCTGCCGGCACGGGCAGTGGTGGGCACCCGCTCGAACTGGTTCACCTCGGTCGACTACACCAGCCGCGACCGCACGACCGTCAAGCAGCGCACCACGGTGGACTACTTCCTGGCCGCGGGCGACGTGGCCGGTACCGCCTGGCTCTGCCTGGACTTCAAGGTCAAGGAAGAGGCCACCGGCGCGTTGCAGAACAGCACCACCTGCATGAAGACCAACACCACCGGCGCGGTGCTGGGCGTCAAGCGCAGCGGCGCTTCGGTGCTGTGACGGCCTGATGCCGGCGCGGCGGGGCAGCGCTGTCAAGCCCTGAACCGCCCGCGGCGACACAGTGTGCGCAGGCGCAAGGCCTGGTGTCAGGTCGAGGCGGAGAATCCGCACAAACCCGCAGATGGAATCGGACGTACCCCCACCCGGGGGACGCCGTGAGTTGTCGCTGCGACTTGTGTCGACCGCCTCCCGACCTGAGAGCCAACGTGCCGAGCGCTTTTCACTTCTCGATCTCACCCTTTGACTGCCTGAACAGCGAAGAGCGCACCCTGGTGCGCAACAGCCTGGACATCGCCTACTTCCGCGAGGGTGCGGAAATCCTCACCCCCGGGGCCCATCCCGAACACCTGTTCGTGCTGATCAAGGGCTACGTGCAGCAGTGGGACGGCGACGAGCTGGTGGCCACCTACGGGCCGGACGACAGCTTCGACGGCCGGGCGCTCGTGTCGGGCAAGGCCTCCAGCCGCTTCGTGGCGGCCGAGGAGGTGGTGGCCTACCAGCTGGCCAAGGAGGCGGTCAGCGAGCTGATCGCCAGCAACGCCACCTTCGGTGCGCTGCTGTTCTCCGACCTGTCGAAGAAGCTCAGTGCGCTGGCCGAGCGTGAGGGCGAGCACGAGCTGCAGTCCCTGACGATGGCGCGTGTGGAAGAGGTCTTCATCCGCCCGGCCGCCTGGGTGGACGCGGACGACGACATCGTCAGCGTCGTGCGGGTGTTCCGTGACAAGCGCACCACCAACGTGATGGTGCGCGACAACCAGACCGACCCGCCGCGCCAGGGCGTGTTCACGATCACCGGGCTGGAGCGGGCGGTGCTGCACGGCACGCCGCTCAACGAGTTGAAGGTGCGCGAACTGGCAACCTTCAAGCTGATCACGGTGAAGCCGAAGGATCCGCTGTTCGAGGCGCTGGCGCTGATGATCCGCCACAAGATCCACCGCCTGGTGGTGATGGATGGGGAGCACATCATCGGCTTCCTGCAGCAGCTGGACCTGCTGAGCTTCCTGTCCAACCACTCCTACCTGATCATGTTGCAGATCCTGGAGGCCCAGGACCTGGCAACGCTGCAGACCACCGCGGAGCAGATCACCCGCTCGGTCACGATGCTGCACCGTGCCGGCACCAAGGTCGAGCAGATCGCCCGGCTGGTGCAGGAACTCAACGCCAAGCTCTTCGAGCGCGCCTGGCAGCTGATCGCCCCGCCCGACCTGGTGGCCAACTCCTGCCTCTTCGTGATGGGCAGCGAGGGCCGCGGTGAGCAGATCCTCAAGACCGACCAGGACAACGGCCTGATCCTGCGCGACGGCTATGTCTGCGAGCACGACCTCGGCGCGGTCTGCCAGCGCTTCTCGGACGCGCTGGCCAGCTTCGGCTACCCGGAGTGCCCCGGGAAGATCATGGTGTCGAACGCCGAATGGCGCCACCCGGCCACCGCCTTTGCGCAGCGGGCCAAGGGCTGGCTGCTGCATCCCTCGGGCGACAACATGATGGCGCTGGCGATCTTCCTCGACGCCCACGCGGTGTGCGGCGATGCCACGCTGCTGGAGCAGGTCCGCGGGGAGCTCTTCAAGCTGGCCACCGACAACGGCATGCTGCTGGCGCGCTTTGCCGCGGCGATCGAGTCCTTCGAGGAGGGGCAGGGCTGGTGGAACAAGCTGCTGTCGCTGGGCGGCGATGAAGCCAACCAGCTGGACCTGAAGAAGGCCGGCACCTTCCCGCTGGTGCACGGCGTGCGGGCGCTGGCCCTGGAGGCGCGCTTGAGCCAGACCAGCACCGCGGCGCGCATCGAGGCGCTGGTGACGGCCGAGAAGCTGCCGGCGCAGATGGGAGCCGACCTGGTCGAGTGCCTGCGCTTCTTCATGGCGCTCAAGCTCAAGACCGGCTTGCAGGCCATCGTGCTGGGCAAGCAGCCGGGCGGCATCCGGGTCGACAAGCTCTCCAGCCTGGACCGCGACCTGTTGAAGGACGCGCTGGGCGTGGTCAAGCGCTTCAAGGCGATGCTGCGCACGCATTACCGCCTCGACGTGCTGTGAGGGGGCGGCCAACATGAAATGGGGTCTGAAGCCTGCCTGGCAGGCACTGCGGCGCGAGTGGATGCTCTACCACATGGGCGACCAGCGCTTTCGCTTCATGTTCGACGCACCGCCGGAGAACGAGTGGGTGTCGGTGGACTGCGAGACCACCGGCCTGAACGTGGGGCGCGACGAGATCATCTCGATCGGTGCCGTGCGCATCGTCGGCGACCGCATCCTGACCAGCCAGCGGCTGGAGCTGATCGTCAAGCCGAGCAAGGGCGTCTCGGCCGACAGCATCCGGGTGCACCGCCTACGTGAGCAGGACGTGGCGCAGGGGCTGGACCCCGACGAGGCGATCAAGCAGTTGCTGCACTTCATCGGCAGCCGCCCGCTGGTGGGCTACTACCTCGAATTCGACGTCGCGATGCTCAACAAGGTGATCTTCCCGATCCTTGGCATGGGCCTGCCGCAGCCGAAGTTCGAGATCTCGGCGATGTACTTCGAATACAAGAACCGCCGGCTGGCGCCGCACATGCAGAGCGTCACGAACATCGACCTGCGCTTCGCCACGCTGATGGACGACCTGGGCCTGCCGCTGCGAGATGCGCACGATGCCGTCAACGACGCGGTGATGGCCGCGATGGCCTTCACCAAACTGCGCCACCTGAACCGTCTGGCCTGAGCTCGGCCTGAGGGAGAGGCGGCGCGGGCCGACGGATCAGAACGTTTCCCAGTCGTCGTTGCCTGCCGCCACGGGGGCGGGCGAGGGCGCGGGGGTGGCGCGCGCCGGGGCAGGCGCGGAGGCCGCGGCCGGGGTCGATGACGGGGTGGACGGTGAGGTCGTCGCCACGGGGCGCGGCGCCGCTGCCACGCGTGCGGGCGGCAGGCTCGGCGCGCTGCGATGGCCGGCCTGCGTCGTTGCGGCACCCGCATGGATCCGGAACGAGCCCACCGCCTGCACCAGCGACTGTGCCTGGTGGTTCAGGCTGGTGGCGGCCGCAGCGCTTTCCTCGACCAGGGCGGCGTTCTGCTGGGTGACCTGGTCGAGCTGCGCCACGGCGTCGCTGACTTGGCCGATGCCGGAGGTCTGCTCCTGCGTGGCCGAGCTGATCTCGCCGATCAGGTCGTTGACACGCTTGACCTGGGCGACGATGTCGTTCATTGCGCTGCCCGCTTCGGTGACCAGGTGGGCGCCGGCCTCGACCTTCTCGACGCTGGCGCTGATCAGGCTCTTGATTTCCTTGGCCGCATCGGCCGAGCGCTGTGCCAGTGTGCGCACCTCGCCGGCCACCACCGCGAAGCCGCGGCCCTGTTCGCCAGCCCGGGCCGCCTCGACGGCGGCGTTCAACGCCAGGATGTTGGTCTGGAAGGCGATGCCGTCGATCGTGCCGATGATGTCCACCACGCGTCGGCTGCTGTTGCTGATCGCATCCATCGTGTCCACCACCTGGCCAACCACGTTGCCGCCGCGGGTGGCTGCCGTGGCAGCCGACGCGGCCAGCTGTGCGGCCATGCGGGCCGTGTCGGCGTTGTTGCGCACGGTGGCGCTGAGCTGCTCCATCGAGGCAGCGGTCTCTTCCAGGTTGGCGGCCTGCTCTTCGGTGCGCTGGCTCAGATCGGCGTTGCCTGAGGCGATCTGTGAGGAACCGGTGGCGATCGAGTCGCTGGCGCCGCGCACCTGGGTGACGATGCGCGCCAGGTTGTCGTTCATGCCCTGCAGGGACTCCAGCAGCTGGCCGACCTCGTCACGCGAGCGCACTTCGACACGCGTGGTCAGGTCGCCCGAGGCCACCTTGTCGGCGAACCGCATGGCCTCGTGGATCGGCCGGGCGAGCGACGCCGAGATCCGCCAGGCCAGCAGCAGCCCGATCACGATGGTCAGGGCCAGCGCCGCGATGATGGCCACACGGGCGCTGTCGACGGTCGCCTCGGCCGTGGCACTGGAGGTCTTCGCGCCCTTTTCATTGAGCTTGACCAACTGGGCGAGCGCGTCCTCCGCATTGGCATAGAGCTTCTGGGACGCGCCGTTCAGGAGGGCATGGGCCTCCTCGGTGCGGTTGGCGCGCGACAGGTCCAACAGCTTGCCGTGTTCAGCCAGGAAGCCCTGCCAGGCCTGCTTGTTGGTGTTCCACAGCTGCTGCTCTTCGGGGCTGGCTATCAGTGGCACGTAGGCGGCTTCCAGCTTGGCGAGGTCGTCCGTGAGCTGCTTCATCTCGGCTTCGCGCTGCGCCATGCTCGCTTCGTCCTTGGACAGCACGTGCTGCAGTTCGGCGATGCGGAAGGCGGCGATCTGCGCGTCCATCTCCTTCACCAACTGTACGCTGGGCAGCCAGTTGTCGGTGATCTCATGCAGGTCCCGCTCGATCGTCTGCAGCCTCAGGATCGAGAAGCCGCCAATCAGCAGGCTCAGCGCCAGTACGGCACAAAAGGACACGACCAGCTTGGTCGCGAGGCGGAGGTGGGTGAACCACTGCAGCATGAGGGAAGTCTCCTGAGGCTGTCCATCCCGGTCGCTCGGTAGCGATGGCGGCTTGACCCGGCCTGGTTGCCGTGGCTTGCCTACTCGGGGTGGATGACTTGGAGAAGATATCCCCCTCTGAACAGGGGGGAAGGCCGGTTCTGCGGCATGGGAACCGTCCACTTCCCGCTTTGGACGCGTGGGCGGCCGATGCGAATGCCACCCCCAAATGCAACAGCCCGGGCGGGGCCCGGGCTGTGGGAGGGGCGCCGCGTGGCGCCCGTCGAGGGGGCGGGCTCAAGGCCCGCGCAGGTCAGTGGCCGGAGGCGCCAGCGGCACCCAGGCCGGTCTCGGAGCGCACTTGCTGCGCATCGAAGTCGGCACGTTCCTTCTGGGCTTGGGCGCTGTTGTCCAGGATGGAGAACAGCCACACGCCGACGAAGCCGATGGTCATCGAGAACAGCGCCGGGGAGCTGTACTGGAACCAGGCCGAGCCCTTCGGGTAGCCCAGCGTGGCTTCCCACACCGACGGCGACACGATGGTCAGGCCCACCGACGAGATCAGGCCCAGGAAGCCGCCGATCACCGCGCCCTTGGTGGTGCAACCCTTCCACAGCATGGACAGGAACAGCACCGGGAAGTTGGCCGATGCGGCGATCGCGAAGGCCAGCGCCACCATGAAGGCGATGTTCTGCTTCTCGAAGGCGATGCCCAGGACCACCGCGACCACACCCAGCGCCAGGGTGGTGATGCGCGAGACCTTCAGCTCGGAGGCGCTGTCGGCGTTGCCCTTCTTGAACACCGTGGCGTACAGGTCATGCGACACCGCCGAGGCGCCCGACAGGGTCAGGCCAGCCACCACCGCCAGGATGGTCGCGAAGGCCACTGCCGAGATGAAGCCGAAGAAGATGTCGCCACCGACCACCTTGGCCACCAGCACCGCCGCCATGTTGGCGCCACCGGCCTTGATCGTGCCCTTGGCGGTGTCGGCGAACTCGGGGTTCGTCAGCACCAGGGTGATCGCGCCGAAGCCGATGATGAAGATCAGGATGTAGAAGTAGCCGATCCAGGTGGTGGCCCAGAACACGCTCTTGCGGGCTTCCTTGGCGTTGGGCACCGTGAAGAAGCGCATCAGGATGTGCGGGAGGCCGGCGGTACCGAACATCAGCGCCATGCCGAAGCTGATCGCGGAGATCGGGTCCTTGATGAAGCCGCCCGGGCCCATGATGGACAGGCCCACCTTGGCCGGATCGATCGCGTTGGCCTTGGCCAGGGCACCTGCGGCGCTGGCGGCGGCTTCAGGCGAAGACGCTGCCGCGCTCGCGGCCATGGCGGCGGCGATGGCCGCATCCTTGCCGTTCTGCGCGATCGCTGCCTTGACCAGCACGCCCTTGGCGAACAGCGCTTCCGGCGAGAAGCCGAACTGCGACAGCACCATGAAGGCCATGAAGGTCACGCCCGACAGCAGCATGATGGCCTTGATGATCTGCACCCAGGTGGTGGCCGTCATGCCGCCGAACAGCACGTAGACCATCATCAGCGCACCGACGATCACCACCGCCATCCAGTAGTCGAGGCCGAACAGCAGCTTGATCAGCGAGCCGGCACCGACCATCTGGGCGATCAGGTAGAACGCCACCACGACCAGCGTGCCCGACGCGGCGAAGGCGCGGATCGGGGTCTGCTTGAAGCGGTAGCCCGCCACGTCGGCGAAGGTGAACTTGCCGAGGTTGCGCAGCTTTTCGGCCATCAGGAAGGTGATGACCGGCCAGCCGACCAGGAAGCCGATGGAGTAGATCAGGCCGTCATAGCCAGAGGCCATGACCGCAGCGGAAATACCCAGGAAGGAGGCGGCCGACATGTAGTCGCCGGCAATCGCCAGACCGTTCTGGAAACCCGTGATGCCGCCGCCGGCGGTATAGAAATCGGCCGCACTCTTGGTTTTGGCAGCCGCCCATTTCGTGATCCACAGTGTGGCGAGCACGAAAATGCCGAACATGACGATCGCAGTCCAGTTGGTGGCCTGCTTGGTGGTCTGACCCAGGTCTGCACCTGCGGCCAGCGCCGCGCTGCTGCCCGCCAGGGCGAGCAGTGCGAGGGAAATGCGGGAGCTACGCTTCATCACTTGGTTTCCTCGGCCAGGATTTGTGCCGTCAGGGCGTCGTACTCGTTATTGGCACGACGCACGTAGATGCCGGTGATCACGATCGTGAAAATGATCACACCCATGCCGATCGGCACGCCGAGCGAAGTGACTCCGGCGCCGATCGGCTGGGCCAGGAATCCCTTGTTGAATGCGATCAGGGCGATATAGCCGTAATACACGATCAACATGAGGATGGCGAGAAACCAGCCAAATGAATTGCGCTTCTGCTTGAGTTCCTGATACTTCGGATTTTTCTGAATGCGTGCGACGACAGGGTCTGTCATGCCTCTCTCCTCAATGGGTTGTGGGCAAATACCAAAGGTCTGCAATCGTCCCGTACGGACCATTGCAAAATCTTTCGTTACGAGTCTAGGAATGCTCTCTGACCAAAAGCTGACCTAGTTCATGGTTTTGTGCCTAGGACTTACCCTCATGTCCGGTTCCCGTGGGATACGGGCCGCGGCATGGGCGGGCGGGAAAGCCGCCGGGCTGCTCATTCCGGCAGGCTGTACCGGGTGGCCGGGCCCCGGCCGGTCTGGCGCAGCAGGCCACGTTCGGTCAGCGCGGCCAGGTGCTTGGAGGCGGTGGCCGGGCCGACGCTGCACAGCTGTGCGTAGGCGCTCTTGTGGATGTGGCCGTGCGCCAGCAGGTGCTGCAGCAGCGCGGCCTGGCGGGGGCGGTCGAGCATGTCGCCGGCACGGGCCTGCCAGGGGTCGGCCAGTTGCTGGGCGCGGGTCAGGGCCCGGCTGAAGAGCTGCTGCAACTCGGCGAAGTCGGCCGCAAAGGCGTCGCCCAGGCCGTGGCGCTCGATCAGCGCCTGGGCGGCCTCGCGTTCCTTGGCAGCGATGCTCAGGTAGGCGCGGGCGATGCGCAGCGTGGCGTGCACCTGCTCGGCCGGTGCGCCGGGCACCGCCAGCAAGGCGCGCTGGCGGTGCACCTCGGCGATTTCCTCGGCGTGGGCCACCGACTCCTGCGGCAGCAGCCGGTCGTAGGCCAGATCGTCGCGTGGGCCGAGGATCTCGGCCTTGAGGTTGCGAGCGGCTTCCAGGTGGGCCGGATCGCTCTCGTGCGGCCAGGCGGCCAGCGCCGCGGCCACGTGGGTGTCGCCGCGCTGCTCGTCGGCCGGGTCGTCGCTGGCCTGGAAGCGCTTGAAATGCGCCTCGGCCAGGTTGTAGTGCGCACGCCGCACCACCAGCGCCAGGCCGGCGCGCTCGGCCAGTTGCAGCGCCTGGGTGTAGGACTGGATGGCCTGCTCGTAGCGCCCCTGCCAGAACCAGGTGGCGCCCAGGTTCAGGTGGGTGCTGGCCACGGTTTCGGGCTCGACGGCGATGCGCTCGGCCAGCGCCAGCACCCGCTGCGAGGCCTCGATCGCCCGCGGAAAGTCCTTCGCATCGCCGTACAGCAGCGCCAGGTTGCCGTAGGTCTTGAGCACGGACTGCTGGTCGCCGATGCGCTCGTACAGGTTCAACGCGCGGTGCTTGTGCTCCAGGGCGCGGCGGATCTCGCCGGCACGGCGCCAGTACTCGCCCCAGGTCTGTTCCAGCGCGGCGAGCACCTCGGGCGCGATGCCGGCGGTGTCGCGCAGCGCCTGGGCGTTGTCGAGCACGGCGCGCGAACGCGGATCGTTGCGCAGCACGAACACCCAGGCCAGCCGGGTCAGCGTCTGCAGGGTTTCCTCGGCGATGCGCGTGTCGACCGGCTCGCCGCCGGCTTCCAGGGCGCGGCGCAGGAAGTCGGCGCTGTCCTGGTAGCAGGCAAAGGCGCGGTCGGCATCGCGGGCCTCGTGGAACTTGCCCAGCGCACCGTAGGCGGCGCCCAGCAGCAGGTCGTCGCTGGCCTCGTCGGCCAGGCGCAGTGCCTGTTCGTAGGCCTGGCGCTCGCGCTCCGGGGCATCGTGGATGCGCCAGAGTGCGGCCTGGGCCAGGCACAGGTCGAATCGCTCGCGGGTGGTCAGCGGCTCGGCCGCCAGCGCAGCGATCAACGCCGGGGTCTCCGGGTGGCTGGCCAGCTCGATGCGTGCGCGCTGCAGCACCCGCAGGCAGGCGCCCACGTCGTGGGCCTGCAGGTGGTGCCACCAGGCCGAGGCCGGGTCGCCATCGACCAGCGCCTGCGTGGCCTGGCGCTGGTGCCAGTCCTGGCGGGCCTGCGCCGGCTGCTGTGCCCACTGCGCGGCCAGGGCCTGGTCGACCACCGCACGCAGGCTCAGCCGGTCAGCGCCCTGGCACGGCAGCTCGCGCAGCACCGCGGCGAGCTGGCGCCGGCCCTTGTCGAGGGCGCGGTACAGCGTGCTCGGGCCGATCGCCCACAGGCCGCAGAGGTTGTCCACCACCGGCTCGTCGGCGCGGCGCCGGTATCGCTGCGGGAAGTCGGGTACCGCTTCGAAGCCGTGCTGGCACATCAACGCCAGCAGCGGACGCCAGCTGGTGCGTTCCAGCCAGCTGGCGTGGTCGATGCCGGTGAGCCCAGGCAGGCGGTCCGGCCGCAGTTGCGCGAGGCCCCAGCGCAGCAGCCAGGTCACCGCCCGGGCGCGCCCGCTGTCGCCGCGCAGGGCATCGCCGCCGGCACCGAGCAGCGGCTGCAGCCAATGGCGCTCCACCCAGCGGGTCAGGCGCGGGCGGCGGTGCAGCAGCTCTTCCAGCGCGCCGGCCCGGTGCGCCGCCAGGGCAGCGTCGACGAGGGACTCGACCAGGGCCGCGCTGGGCCAGGCCGAGCCGGCGCCGGCGTGGGCCGGTCCGCTGGCCGGGCCAGTTGGTAACGAGCTGTGAGCGGCGCGGGTCATGGGGAGGTCCTCATCGTCTGGTGATCGTCTGAGGCGGGGGCCGCGGAGCCTGCCGGTCGTGCTTTGGCATGCGAACCAAGCGCGGCTAGTGTATCGAGCACCCGGCGGCGCTCGTGAGCGCAGGGCTGGGTGCCCCTGCCAACCTTGGAGGAACCCGATCATGAGCGCGACGACAACCACGGCGACGATCACGAACACGACCACGGCGCAGCTGCCCGGCTTGCAGGGTGCACGCCCGGGCGATCCCGCCACCCGCGGGGTGGTGTTGGCGGTGTACGCACCGTTTGGCAGCGACGCGGTGCTCAGCACCTACCCGGACGGCGAATCGACCACGCTGGCGCAGCACCCGCTGCTGCGCCACCTGGCGGAAGTGGCGGCGGCCGGCACCCACGTGGTGGCGCTGCTGGACCGGTTGGACGACGACACCCAGCTCATCGAGATCGATGCCTACGCCCCGGCCAGGGTGCGCATCACCGCGCGCTGGAAGCAGGACATGGCCGATGTCCACACCCTGGCCGGCTTCCTGCGCCATGCCCACCGCGCCCACCCGGAGGCGGCCATCGTGCTGGCGCTGGAAGGCCACGGGGCCGGCTTCCTGCCGGAGATCGACCGCCGCCAGCTCAGCGCCGCCAACCTGACACGCGGCGGGCAGATCGAGTGGCGCCTGACGGGCGAGGGCGGCGCCCCCACGCTGCCGCAGGGCTCACCGATCCTGCCGCAGGGCTCGCCCATCCTGCCCCAGGGGTCACCGATCCTGCCGCAGGGCTCGCCGATCCTGCCGGCCAACCACATGCCGCTGTCCACCTGGGCGCTGGGCGAGGGGCTGCGCCGGGCCCAGGCCGCCGGGGTGCCGCGGCTGGCGGCGATCCACTTCAACAACTGCTTCAACATGGCCGTGGAGCTGCTGCACACCGTGGCGCCCTATGCGCAGGTGGCCACGGGCTACCCCAACTACAACTTCTTCACCGCCGGGGCGGCCTACCCCGCGGTGTTCCGGCAGTGGCAGCAGGCGGGCAGCGCCTCGGCGCTGCAGGTGGGGCACTGGCTGGCCGACGGCAACCGGGCGGTGCTGGCCGCCAAGGGAAATCACCCGACCGCCGGCTGCGTGATCGAGCTCACGCGCCTGCACGAGATCACCGAGCGGCTCGATGACCTGGCCGATGCGCTGCTGGCGGCGCTGCGCACGCCCGGCGGCATGCTTTCGCGCCAGGCGGTGGTGCAGCACATCCGCCGCGCCATCGTGCAGGCGCAGCAGTACGACACCGAGGCCGGACCCGCGCTGGACACCCCCGACGAGCTGACCGACCTGTACAGCCTGGCGCGCACGCTGATGGACCAGGACTTCGGCCCCTACCGCGTGCACGAGGCCGCGGCCCGGCTGCGCCACGCGCTGCAGGGCATCAAGCGCTACGGCGACAGCGACACCCCCTGGCTGGCCCCCGGGGTGCACTGGGACTTCTCCGAGAAGACGCTGGCGATGAACATCTTCCTGCCCGACCCGCTGCTGCAGGGCCACTGGGACTGGCGCTCGCCCTTCTACCTCGACGTCAATCCCGACCCCACCCTGCCGCGCGTGCAGCCGCACATCATCGACTTCGTCAAGACCACCGACTGGGTGGACTTCCTGATCGAATACCACAAGGGCACCCAGTTCAAGTCGCTGCGCGCCGCGGCCATCCCCGAGTTCCCGGTGTTCAACGAGCGCTACCAGCCGCCCGAGCCGCCGCGGCCGACGCAGGGCGGCGATGACGGCGGCTGCGATCACGGCAAGCCGCCCTCGTCCCGGCGCTGACGCCCTCCGGCCCGCGTCCGACGCCCGCCGTTTCGAACGCTTCCATCCCCACGCCATGCCCCCGGCTGTTCGCGCAGCCGGGGGTTTCTTTTTTTGGGCGCTTCACGGCGTCCGGGCCGATCGTCTCGTGGTCGTCCATTCCCACGGGCTGTGGGGGCTGACGCGGCGCATCGGAACGGGAAGGGGGCAGCGCTGCAATGCGTTCCAAGGCAGCGGCCCCGGGGCCTCCAGGCGAAATCCCCCGGCGGCCCCGCCCGACGGCAGCGCCCCCAGCGGCTGCGAGGCGCCGTCCGCAACCCCCCGCGGCCACACCGACCGGAGAACATCATGGCGATCACGATGCAAGGCAGCTGGACGCTGCGTTTCAAGAGCAAGGCGGCTGCCTGGGCGCAGCGCTTCGTCGTCAGCGGCGCGGCCACCGGCAATGGCGTCTTCGCCGGCACGGCTGGCACGGCGGTGTTCGTCACCGGCACGCAGTGGTCGGTCAAGCTGCAGCACCAGGCGCCGGGCGACCTCTGGCGCGATTCGGCGCAGCGCATCGGCACGCCCGGCGTCGCTGGCGGGCTGCTGAGCTTCGACATCCGCAGCGATGACGGGGGCAACGGCAACGGCGGCGATGCCGACTACGACGACCTGGTCATCACCGCCTCGATGCCGGCCAGCGGGTCGGACTACGTGGTGCATGGCCGCGTGCGCAGCTACCAGGGCCTGTGCCTGTTCAATCCCTGCCGGCCCGACTTCGTGGTGATCGACCCGCCCTTCCACCTGCCCACGCTGTGCGAG
The Sphaerotilus microaerophilus DNA segment above includes these coding regions:
- a CDS encoding DUF485 domain-containing protein, which translates into the protein MTDPVVARIQKNPKYQELKQKRNSFGWFLAILMLIVYYGYIALIAFNKGFLAQPIGAGVTSLGVPIGMGVIIFTIVITGIYVRRANNEYDALTAQILAEETK
- a CDS encoding 3'-5' exonuclease, producing MKWGLKPAWQALRREWMLYHMGDQRFRFMFDAPPENEWVSVDCETTGLNVGRDEIISIGAVRIVGDRILTSQRLELIVKPSKGVSADSIRVHRLREQDVAQGLDPDEAIKQLLHFIGSRPLVGYYLEFDVAMLNKVIFPILGMGLPQPKFEISAMYFEYKNRRLAPHMQSVTNIDLRFATLMDDLGLPLRDAHDAVNDAVMAAMAFTKLRHLNRLA
- a CDS encoding tetratricopeptide repeat protein: MTRAAHSSLPTGPASGPAHAGAGSAWPSAALVESLVDAALAAHRAGALEELLHRRPRLTRWVERHWLQPLLGAGGDALRGDSGRARAVTWLLRWGLAQLRPDRLPGLTGIDHASWLERTSWRPLLALMCQHGFEAVPDFPQRYRRRADEPVVDNLCGLWAIGPSTLYRALDKGRRQLAAVLRELPCQGADRLSLRAVVDQALAAQWAQQPAQARQDWHQRQATQALVDGDPASAWWHHLQAHDVGACLRVLQRARIELASHPETPALIAALAAEPLTTRERFDLCLAQAALWRIHDAPERERQAYEQALRLADEASDDLLLGAAYGALGKFHEARDADRAFACYQDSADFLRRALEAGGEPVDTRIAEETLQTLTRLAWVFVLRNDPRSRAVLDNAQALRDTAGIAPEVLAALEQTWGEYWRRAGEIRRALEHKHRALNLYERIGDQQSVLKTYGNLALLYGDAKDFPRAIEASQRVLALAERIAVEPETVASTHLNLGATWFWQGRYEQAIQSYTQALQLAERAGLALVVRRAHYNLAEAHFKRFQASDDPADEQRGDTHVAAALAAWPHESDPAHLEAARNLKAEILGPRDDLAYDRLLPQESVAHAEEIAEVHRQRALLAVPGAPAEQVHATLRIARAYLSIAAKEREAAQALIERHGLGDAFAADFAELQQLFSRALTRAQQLADPWQARAGDMLDRPRQAALLQHLLAHGHIHKSAYAQLCSVGPATASKHLAALTERGLLRQTGRGPATRYSLPE
- a CDS encoding methyl-accepting chemotaxis protein — translated: MLQWFTHLRLATKLVVSFCAVLALSLLIGGFSILRLQTIERDLHEITDNWLPSVQLVKEMDAQIAAFRIAELQHVLSKDEASMAQREAEMKQLTDDLAKLEAAYVPLIASPEEQQLWNTNKQAWQGFLAEHGKLLDLSRANRTEEAHALLNGASQKLYANAEDALAQLVKLNEKGAKTSSATAEATVDSARVAIIAALALTIVIGLLLAWRISASLARPIHEAMRFADKVASGDLTTRVEVRSRDEVGQLLESLQGMNDNLARIVTQVRGASDSIATGSSQIASGNADLSQRTEEQAANLEETAASMEQLSATVRNNADTARMAAQLAASAATAATRGGNVVGQVVDTMDAISNSSRRVVDIIGTIDGIAFQTNILALNAAVEAARAGEQGRGFAVVAGEVRTLAQRSADAAKEIKSLISASVEKVEAGAHLVTEAGSAMNDIVAQVKRVNDLIGEISSATQEQTSGIGQVSDAVAQLDQVTQQNAALVEESAAAATSLNHQAQSLVQAVGSFRIHAGAATTQAGHRSAPSLPPARVAAAPRPVATTSPSTPSSTPAAASAPAPARATPAPSPAPVAAGNDDWETF
- a CDS encoding cation acetate symporter; protein product: MKRSSRISLALLALAGSSAALAAGADLGQTTKQATNWTAIVMFGIFVLATLWITKWAAAKTKSAADFYTAGGGITGFQNGLAIAGDYMSAASFLGISAAVMASGYDGLIYSIGFLVGWPVITFLMAEKLRNLGKFTFADVAGYRFKQTPIRAFAASGTLVVVAFYLIAQMVGAGSLIKLLFGLDYWMAVVIVGALMMVYVLFGGMTATTWVQIIKAIMLLSGVTFMAFMVLSQFGFSPEALFAKGVLVKAAIAQNGKDAAIAAAMAASAAASSPEAAASAAGALAKANAIDPAKVGLSIMGPGGFIKDPISAISFGMALMFGTAGLPHILMRFFTVPNAKEARKSVFWATTWIGYFYILIFIIGFGAITLVLTNPEFADTAKGTIKAGGANMAAVLVAKVVGGDIFFGFISAVAFATILAVVAGLTLSGASAVSHDLYATVFKKGNADSASELKVSRITTLALGVVAVVLGIAFEKQNIAFMVALAFAIAASANFPVLFLSMLWKGCTTKGAVIGGFLGLISSVGLTIVSPSVWEATLGYPKGSAWFQYSSPALFSMTIGFVGVWLFSILDNSAQAQKERADFDAQQVRSETGLGAAGASGH
- a CDS encoding DUF294 nucleotidyltransferase-like domain-containing protein, whose protein sequence is MPSAFHFSISPFDCLNSEERTLVRNSLDIAYFREGAEILTPGAHPEHLFVLIKGYVQQWDGDELVATYGPDDSFDGRALVSGKASSRFVAAEEVVAYQLAKEAVSELIASNATFGALLFSDLSKKLSALAEREGEHELQSLTMARVEEVFIRPAAWVDADDDIVSVVRVFRDKRTTNVMVRDNQTDPPRQGVFTITGLERAVLHGTPLNELKVRELATFKLITVKPKDPLFEALALMIRHKIHRLVVMDGEHIIGFLQQLDLLSFLSNHSYLIMLQILEAQDLATLQTTAEQITRSVTMLHRAGTKVEQIARLVQELNAKLFERAWQLIAPPDLVANSCLFVMGSEGRGEQILKTDQDNGLILRDGYVCEHDLGAVCQRFSDALASFGYPECPGKIMVSNAEWRHPATAFAQRAKGWLLHPSGDNMMALAIFLDAHAVCGDATLLEQVRGELFKLATDNGMLLARFAAAIESFEEGQGWWNKLLSLGGDEANQLDLKKAGTFPLVHGVRALALEARLSQTSTAARIEALVTAEKLPAQMGADLVECLRFFMALKLKTGLQAIVLGKQPGGIRVDKLSSLDRDLLKDALGVVKRFKAMLRTHYRLDVL